In one Dermacentor albipictus isolate Rhodes 1998 colony chromosome 4, USDA_Dalb.pri_finalv2, whole genome shotgun sequence genomic region, the following are encoded:
- the LOC139059366 gene encoding uncharacterized protein isoform X6, protein MRTDILSVMENYRQSTLSRLTAWCLWLGHLILHPTSAWKSSTLWHKVQLFFCYVLSCISVGYHEKKTLLEWVRSRVKNYPVPDNFSSGWKDGILLCALLDSMYPGSCPRYDLLNADNCISNAQLAFFLLEKHTPIRPDITAEELAEGSPNIEKAVRAIVSRLKVISAKAQLQQALGKRPSIKDDGGGEDSSSLVARKNCFAKGMGLILAVRGRKASFNVFTKSTSNFCIVVEIRGPDNTVCKEIITNKSPRRKITASSPEADKSALNGAGQDDRKILIEYDIHPGMVAVKYTPVLKGKHQLSIIWHGQHLAGSPFTVNVDDSTDYADDLLLQRQDSVDSQSSDKEDKLYPAPASPTSAAQLKGKIKRRRVLRRIVNVNGQDVVIEGDDKDKLCEVLRSLSSNVFRQNGGDYSSGREKRTTATADGTRVAKPFFSPTTSPESSPDTYSYVDYDSKSLWERSKHAPSKLAMPEIIVSSCSPHASEEERTPEIVAEASADRCCPDALGGRASPTVKVSLSGRASPCGTVSPSGTITPSGRVSPAGTLTPSGRASPCGRTSPSAFPEVSDLDDLSSATLNSPSGGSSAARALFVSDMLRQETSVSYNEASHELEVVAHLPSDGEGGDAAFVGVESPAENDDFAECAAHKQLERTLSIISEESDKSPSDQMESPESVDAADKIDTPPSYEYAVAEADGDLKPSQLQPDETAFASRPVPSERHSRMSVLERARSLESAYPQPPPVQRQLSQFDVSLSQQTTLSKLDELYLDTVKLKQFFTENFKRTMQTSSTTHTLISSGDRDEFVSVRDMVKVWEHRQSPNQCGSPEQVSPRGDGSNGRQNLERRFRVTQVAASSKENEPDLVKDAIHPQAARRQVPRSVDSADGSSDQSSEDKGTTTSSDRALYSKTQRQRRCNTQDTLRFPDNCRVGRHGNTCRSPTEMDRTPAAQHGSDKADRGSAAVCCDVNGTSGSTAHPTTRPVSPTLVALRKRNAPLCDFRDSHLRQHDSYRKPSYEFWFGARSSKKGGGEGSRATENDDRDCLLGRHPSMVAGRSDEDASEEEDWEDAESEDDIAYCSSCEYGSEFIDDDSLHDCSLILESYASFELVKSSSEVVGGLYYDCREPDDELFAEPTSRPEKCVASGARLYFGQVGAENHFQVSTKDAGKGPLSVSVLGPNASSVINVSVSYFGQDKYRVTYKVTEPGYYIIHIKWAEWPLPDSPVMCKVTA, encoded by the exons CGGACATATTGAGCGTGATGGAGAACTACCGGCAGTCGACGCTAAGCCGGCTGACGGCCTGGTGCCTCTGGTTAGGCCACCTCATTCTGCACCCGACCAGTGCCTGGAAGTCGAGCACGCTGTGGCACAAAGTGCAGCTATTCTTCTGCTACGTTCTCAGCT GTATATCTGTGGGCTACCACGAGAAGAAGACACTGCTCGAGTGGGTAAGGAGCCGCGTGAAAAATTATCCCGTTCCTGACAACTTCTCTTCGGGCTGGAAGGACGGCATCCTGCTGTGCGCGCTGCTCGATTCCATGTACCCGGGTTCGTGTCCTCGCTACGACCTGCTCAACGCTGATAACTGCATCAGCAACGCTCAGCTGGCCTTCTTTCTGCTGGAGAAGCACACGCCCATTAGACCG GACATCACCGCGGAGGAGCTGGCTGAAGGCAGCCCCAACATCGAGAAGGCTGTGCGTGCCATTGTGTCTCGGCTGAAGGTGATATCCGCCAAGGCTCAGCTGCAACAGGCACTGGGCAAACGGCCTTCCATAAAGGACGACGGCGGCGGCGAAGACTCTAGCAGCCTGGTGGCGCGCAAGAACTGCTTCGCCAAGGGCATGGGCCTCATCCTCGCCGTGCGAGGACGCAAGGCCAGCTTCAACGTGTTCACCAAGTCCACCAGCAACTTCTGCATCGTTGTCGAAATCCGCGGTCCCGACAACACGGTCTGCAAGGAAATCATCACCAACAAGTCACCGCGACGCAAGATCACCGCGAGCAGCCCGGAGGCCGACAAAAGTGCGCTGAACGGAGCTGGTCAGGATGACAGGAAGATCCTGATCGAGTACGACATCCATCCGGGTATGGTGGCCGTCAAGTACACGCCCGTTCTTAAAGGCAAGCATCAGCTGAGCATCATCTGGCACGGACAGCACTTAGCCGGAAGCCCGTTCACGGTGAACGTGGACGACTCTACCGACTACGCGGACGACTTGCTCCTCCAGAGACAGGACTCGGTCGACTCGCAGAGCTCCGACAAAGAGGACAAGCTTTACCCGGCTCCAGCGAGCCCCACCTCGGCAGCGCAGCTCAAAGGAAAGATCAAAAGGCGCCGCGTGTTGCGCAGGATCGTCAACGTCAACGGCCAGGACGTCGTCATCGAAGGAGATGACAAGGACAAGCTCTGCGAGGTACTACGGTCCTTGTCATCCAACGTGTTCAGGCAGAACGGAGGCGACTATAGCTCGGGACGCGAGAAGCGCACCACTGCGACGGCTGACGGCACGCGCGTCGCCAAGCCTTTCTTCTCGCCCACGACTAGTCCGGAGTCGTCTCCAGACACCTACAGCTACGTGGACTACGACAGCAAATCCCTGTGGGAGCGGTCCAAGCACGCTCCTTCTAAGCTCGCGATGCCGGAGATCATCGTCTCCTCGTGCAGTCCGCACGCTAGCGAAGAAGAGCGCACTCCGGAGATCGTCGCTGAAGCTTCGGCTGACCGGTGCTGTCCAGATGCTCTCGGCGGAAGAGCGTCCCCGACTGTCAAGGTTTCACTGAGTGGCAGAGCTTCTCCGTGTGGGACAGTGTCCCCGAGCGGAACTATCACTCCGAGTGGAAGAGTGTCCCCTGCCGGGACGCTCACTCCGAGCGGCAGGGCGTCGCCCTGTGGAAGGACATCCCCGAGCGCATTTCCTGAGGTCAGCGATTTAGACGACCTTTCTTCCGCCACACTAAACTCCCCAAGCGGAGGAAGCAGTGCTGCGCGGGCACTCTTTGTGAGCGATATGTTGCGTCAAGAGACGTCGGTGTCCTACAATGAGGCATCGCACGAGCTGGAGGTGGTTGCACATCTGCCCTCAGATGGTGAAGGCGGCGATGCAGCGTTCGTCGGAGTGGAGTCACCTGCAGAGAACGATGACTTTGCAGAGTGCGCTGCGCACAAGCAGCTGGAGAGGACCTTATCAATCATATCAGAGGAGAGCGACAAGTCGCCTTCCGATCAAATGGAGTCGCCGGAATCGGTGGATGCCGCAGACAAGATCGACACCCCGCCTTCGTATGAGTACGCCGTTGCTGAAGCAGACGGCGACCTCAAGCCTAGTCAGCTACAACCAGATGAAACTGCCTTCGCGAGCCGTCCTGTTCCCTCTGAAAGACATAGCCGGATGTCGGTTCTCGAGAGAGCGAGATCGCTAGAGAGTGCGTACCCTCAGCCGCCTCCTGTGCAGAGGCAGCTGTCTCAGTTTGACGTGTCGCTGTCTCAGCAAACTACGTTGTCAAAACTTGACGAGTTATACCTCGACACTGTGAAACTGAAGCAATTCTTCACTGAAAACTTCAAGAGGACAATGCAAACAAGCAGCACTACGCATACACTAATCTCCTCGGGGGATCGCGATGAGTTCGTGTCCGTGAGGGACATGGTCAAAGTTTGGGAACATCGGCAAAGCCCGAACCAGTGCGGTAGCCCTGAGCAGGTCAGCCCACGCGGCGATGGCAGCAACGGACGACAGAACCTCGAGAGGAGGTTTAGAGTAACACAGGTCGCAGCTTCTAGTAAGGAGAACGAACCAGATTTAGTCAAAGACGCTATTCATCCGCAAGCTGCTCGTCGTCAAGTCCCGCGCTCGGTGGACAGTGCCGACGGTTCCAGTGATCAGTCATCAGAGGACAAAG GGACGACCACCTCAAGTGACAGAGCGCTGTACAGCAAGACGCAGCGTCAGCGCAGATGCAACACGCAGGACACCCTCCGGTTTCCCGACAACTGTAGAGTGGGTCGCCACGGCAACACATGCCGTTCACCGACGGAAATGGACAGGACCCCGGCCGCACAGCATGGCTCCGACAAGGCAGATCGAGGTTCTGCCGCCGTCTGTTGCGACGTCAACGGCACCAGCGGCAGCACTGCGCATCCCACGACCCGACCCGTCAGCCCGACGCTAGTCGCACTGCGGAAACGAAACGCCCCGCTGTGCGACTTTCGCGACAGTCATCTACGACAACACGATTCTTACCGGAAACCTTCGTACGAGTTTTGGTTCGGCGCTCGCAGTAGCAAAAAGGGGGGTGGTGAGGGCAGCCGCGCCACCGAGAACGACGACCGAGATTGTCTGCTCGGGAGGCATCCTTCAATGGTGGCAGGCCGGTCGGACGAAGATGCTTCCGAAGAGGAGGATTGGGAGGATGCCGAATCCGAGGACGACATCGCTTACTGTTCTTCGTGCGAGTACGGTTCCGAATTCATTGACGACGACTCACTGCACGACTGTTCCCTGATCTTGGAATCCTACGCCTCGTTCGAGCTGGTCAAATCCTCGAGCGAAGTGGTGGGCGGCCTCTACTACGACTGCAGGGAGCCAGACGACGAGCTGTTCGCCGAGCCAACTTCTCGCCCCGAGAAGTGCGTGGCTTCCGGTGCACGGCTCTACTTCGGACAGGTCGGCGCCGAAAATCACTTCCAG GTCAGCACGAAGGACGCCGGCAAGGGACCCCTCTCTGTCAGCGTGCTAGGCCCCAACGCCAGCTCCGTCATAAACGTTTCGGTCAGCTACTTCGGCCAAGACAAGTACAGAGTCACGTACAAAGTCACTGAGCCAGGATACTACATCATCCACATCAAGTGGGCCGAGTGGCCCTTACCGGACAGTCCAGTGATGTGCAAAGTGACTGCGTGA
- the LOC139059366 gene encoding uncharacterized protein isoform X5: protein MASPDILSVMENYRQSTLSRLTAWCLWLGHLILHPTSAWKSSTLWHKVQLFFCYVLSCISVGYHEKKTLLEWVRSRVKNYPVPDNFSSGWKDGILLCALLDSMYPGSCPRYDLLNADNCISNAQLAFFLLEKHTPIRPDITAEELAEGSPNIEKAVRAIVSRLKVISAKAQLQQALGKRPSIKDDGGGEDSSSLVARKNCFAKGMGLILAVRGRKASFNVFTKSTSNFCIVVEIRGPDNTVCKEIITNKSPRRKITASSPEADKSALNGAGQDDRKILIEYDIHPGMVAVKYTPVLKGKHQLSIIWHGQHLAGSPFTVNVDDSTDYADDLLLQRQDSVDSQSSDKEDKLYPAPASPTSAAQLKGKIKRRRVLRRIVNVNGQDVVIEGDDKDKLCEVLRSLSSNVFRQNGGDYSSGREKRTTATADGTRVAKPFFSPTTSPESSPDTYSYVDYDSKSLWERSKHAPSKLAMPEIIVSSCSPHASEEERTPEIVAEASADRCCPDALGGRASPTVKVSLSGRASPCGTVSPSGTITPSGRVSPAGTLTPSGRASPCGRTSPSAFPEVSDLDDLSSATLNSPSGGSSAARALFVSDMLRQETSVSYNEASHELEVVAHLPSDGEGGDAAFVGVESPAENDDFAECAAHKQLERTLSIISEESDKSPSDQMESPESVDAADKIDTPPSYEYAVAEADGDLKPSQLQPDETAFASRPVPSERHSRMSVLERARSLESAYPQPPPVQRQLSQFDVSLSQQTTLSKLDELYLDTVKLKQFFTENFKRTMQTSSTTHTLISSGDRDEFVSVRDMVKVWEHRQSPNQCGSPEQVSPRGDGSNGRQNLERRFRVTQVAASSKENEPDLVKDAIHPQAARRQVPRSVDSADGSSDQSSEDKGTTTSSDRALYSKTQRQRRCNTQDTLRFPDNCRVGRHGNTCRSPTEMDRTPAAQHGSDKADRGSAAVCCDVNGTSGSTAHPTTRPVSPTLVALRKRNAPLCDFRDSHLRQHDSYRKPSYEFWFGARSSKKGGGEGSRATENDDRDCLLGRHPSMVAGRSDEDASEEEDWEDAESEDDIAYCSSCEYGSEFIDDDSLHDCSLILESYASFELVKSSSEVVGGLYYDCREPDDELFAEPTSRPEKCVASGARLYFGQVGAENHFQVSTKDAGKGPLSVSVLGPNASSVINVSVSYFGQDKYRVTYKVTEPGYYIIHIKWAEWPLPDSPVMCKVTA, encoded by the exons CGGACATATTGAGCGTGATGGAGAACTACCGGCAGTCGACGCTAAGCCGGCTGACGGCCTGGTGCCTCTGGTTAGGCCACCTCATTCTGCACCCGACCAGTGCCTGGAAGTCGAGCACGCTGTGGCACAAAGTGCAGCTATTCTTCTGCTACGTTCTCAGCT GTATATCTGTGGGCTACCACGAGAAGAAGACACTGCTCGAGTGGGTAAGGAGCCGCGTGAAAAATTATCCCGTTCCTGACAACTTCTCTTCGGGCTGGAAGGACGGCATCCTGCTGTGCGCGCTGCTCGATTCCATGTACCCGGGTTCGTGTCCTCGCTACGACCTGCTCAACGCTGATAACTGCATCAGCAACGCTCAGCTGGCCTTCTTTCTGCTGGAGAAGCACACGCCCATTAGACCG GACATCACCGCGGAGGAGCTGGCTGAAGGCAGCCCCAACATCGAGAAGGCTGTGCGTGCCATTGTGTCTCGGCTGAAGGTGATATCCGCCAAGGCTCAGCTGCAACAGGCACTGGGCAAACGGCCTTCCATAAAGGACGACGGCGGCGGCGAAGACTCTAGCAGCCTGGTGGCGCGCAAGAACTGCTTCGCCAAGGGCATGGGCCTCATCCTCGCCGTGCGAGGACGCAAGGCCAGCTTCAACGTGTTCACCAAGTCCACCAGCAACTTCTGCATCGTTGTCGAAATCCGCGGTCCCGACAACACGGTCTGCAAGGAAATCATCACCAACAAGTCACCGCGACGCAAGATCACCGCGAGCAGCCCGGAGGCCGACAAAAGTGCGCTGAACGGAGCTGGTCAGGATGACAGGAAGATCCTGATCGAGTACGACATCCATCCGGGTATGGTGGCCGTCAAGTACACGCCCGTTCTTAAAGGCAAGCATCAGCTGAGCATCATCTGGCACGGACAGCACTTAGCCGGAAGCCCGTTCACGGTGAACGTGGACGACTCTACCGACTACGCGGACGACTTGCTCCTCCAGAGACAGGACTCGGTCGACTCGCAGAGCTCCGACAAAGAGGACAAGCTTTACCCGGCTCCAGCGAGCCCCACCTCGGCAGCGCAGCTCAAAGGAAAGATCAAAAGGCGCCGCGTGTTGCGCAGGATCGTCAACGTCAACGGCCAGGACGTCGTCATCGAAGGAGATGACAAGGACAAGCTCTGCGAGGTACTACGGTCCTTGTCATCCAACGTGTTCAGGCAGAACGGAGGCGACTATAGCTCGGGACGCGAGAAGCGCACCACTGCGACGGCTGACGGCACGCGCGTCGCCAAGCCTTTCTTCTCGCCCACGACTAGTCCGGAGTCGTCTCCAGACACCTACAGCTACGTGGACTACGACAGCAAATCCCTGTGGGAGCGGTCCAAGCACGCTCCTTCTAAGCTCGCGATGCCGGAGATCATCGTCTCCTCGTGCAGTCCGCACGCTAGCGAAGAAGAGCGCACTCCGGAGATCGTCGCTGAAGCTTCGGCTGACCGGTGCTGTCCAGATGCTCTCGGCGGAAGAGCGTCCCCGACTGTCAAGGTTTCACTGAGTGGCAGAGCTTCTCCGTGTGGGACAGTGTCCCCGAGCGGAACTATCACTCCGAGTGGAAGAGTGTCCCCTGCCGGGACGCTCACTCCGAGCGGCAGGGCGTCGCCCTGTGGAAGGACATCCCCGAGCGCATTTCCTGAGGTCAGCGATTTAGACGACCTTTCTTCCGCCACACTAAACTCCCCAAGCGGAGGAAGCAGTGCTGCGCGGGCACTCTTTGTGAGCGATATGTTGCGTCAAGAGACGTCGGTGTCCTACAATGAGGCATCGCACGAGCTGGAGGTGGTTGCACATCTGCCCTCAGATGGTGAAGGCGGCGATGCAGCGTTCGTCGGAGTGGAGTCACCTGCAGAGAACGATGACTTTGCAGAGTGCGCTGCGCACAAGCAGCTGGAGAGGACCTTATCAATCATATCAGAGGAGAGCGACAAGTCGCCTTCCGATCAAATGGAGTCGCCGGAATCGGTGGATGCCGCAGACAAGATCGACACCCCGCCTTCGTATGAGTACGCCGTTGCTGAAGCAGACGGCGACCTCAAGCCTAGTCAGCTACAACCAGATGAAACTGCCTTCGCGAGCCGTCCTGTTCCCTCTGAAAGACATAGCCGGATGTCGGTTCTCGAGAGAGCGAGATCGCTAGAGAGTGCGTACCCTCAGCCGCCTCCTGTGCAGAGGCAGCTGTCTCAGTTTGACGTGTCGCTGTCTCAGCAAACTACGTTGTCAAAACTTGACGAGTTATACCTCGACACTGTGAAACTGAAGCAATTCTTCACTGAAAACTTCAAGAGGACAATGCAAACAAGCAGCACTACGCATACACTAATCTCCTCGGGGGATCGCGATGAGTTCGTGTCCGTGAGGGACATGGTCAAAGTTTGGGAACATCGGCAAAGCCCGAACCAGTGCGGTAGCCCTGAGCAGGTCAGCCCACGCGGCGATGGCAGCAACGGACGACAGAACCTCGAGAGGAGGTTTAGAGTAACACAGGTCGCAGCTTCTAGTAAGGAGAACGAACCAGATTTAGTCAAAGACGCTATTCATCCGCAAGCTGCTCGTCGTCAAGTCCCGCGCTCGGTGGACAGTGCCGACGGTTCCAGTGATCAGTCATCAGAGGACAAAG GGACGACCACCTCAAGTGACAGAGCGCTGTACAGCAAGACGCAGCGTCAGCGCAGATGCAACACGCAGGACACCCTCCGGTTTCCCGACAACTGTAGAGTGGGTCGCCACGGCAACACATGCCGTTCACCGACGGAAATGGACAGGACCCCGGCCGCACAGCATGGCTCCGACAAGGCAGATCGAGGTTCTGCCGCCGTCTGTTGCGACGTCAACGGCACCAGCGGCAGCACTGCGCATCCCACGACCCGACCCGTCAGCCCGACGCTAGTCGCACTGCGGAAACGAAACGCCCCGCTGTGCGACTTTCGCGACAGTCATCTACGACAACACGATTCTTACCGGAAACCTTCGTACGAGTTTTGGTTCGGCGCTCGCAGTAGCAAAAAGGGGGGTGGTGAGGGCAGCCGCGCCACCGAGAACGACGACCGAGATTGTCTGCTCGGGAGGCATCCTTCAATGGTGGCAGGCCGGTCGGACGAAGATGCTTCCGAAGAGGAGGATTGGGAGGATGCCGAATCCGAGGACGACATCGCTTACTGTTCTTCGTGCGAGTACGGTTCCGAATTCATTGACGACGACTCACTGCACGACTGTTCCCTGATCTTGGAATCCTACGCCTCGTTCGAGCTGGTCAAATCCTCGAGCGAAGTGGTGGGCGGCCTCTACTACGACTGCAGGGAGCCAGACGACGAGCTGTTCGCCGAGCCAACTTCTCGCCCCGAGAAGTGCGTGGCTTCCGGTGCACGGCTCTACTTCGGACAGGTCGGCGCCGAAAATCACTTCCAG GTCAGCACGAAGGACGCCGGCAAGGGACCCCTCTCTGTCAGCGTGCTAGGCCCCAACGCCAGCTCCGTCATAAACGTTTCGGTCAGCTACTTCGGCCAAGACAAGTACAGAGTCACGTACAAAGTCACTGAGCCAGGATACTACATCATCCACATCAAGTGGGCCGAGTGGCCCTTACCGGACAGTCCAGTGATGTGCAAAGTGACTGCGTGA
- the LOC139059366 gene encoding uncharacterized protein isoform X2, with amino-acid sequence MCAVIGVGTAAMSKEASIMRKIHVVIYFHHGMRKPDILSVMENYRQSTLSRLTAWCLWLGHLILHPTSAWKSSTLWHKVQLFFCYVLSCISVGYHEKKTLLEWVRSRVKNYPVPDNFSSGWKDGILLCALLDSMYPGSCPRYDLLNADNCISNAQLAFFLLEKHTPIRPDITAEELAEGSPNIEKAVRAIVSRLKVISAKAQLQQALGKRPSIKDDGGGEDSSSLVARKNCFAKGMGLILAVRGRKASFNVFTKSTSNFCIVVEIRGPDNTVCKEIITNKSPRRKITASSPEADKSALNGAGQDDRKILIEYDIHPGMVAVKYTPVLKGKHQLSIIWHGQHLAGSPFTVNVDDSTDYADDLLLQRQDSVDSQSSDKEDKLYPAPASPTSAAQLKGKIKRRRVLRRIVNVNGQDVVIEGDDKDKLCEVLRSLSSNVFRQNGGDYSSGREKRTTATADGTRVAKPFFSPTTSPESSPDTYSYVDYDSKSLWERSKHAPSKLAMPEIIVSSCSPHASEEERTPEIVAEASADRCCPDALGGRASPTVKVSLSGRASPCGTVSPSGTITPSGRVSPAGTLTPSGRASPCGRTSPSAFPEVSDLDDLSSATLNSPSGGSSAARALFVSDMLRQETSVSYNEASHELEVVAHLPSDGEGGDAAFVGVESPAENDDFAECAAHKQLERTLSIISEESDKSPSDQMESPESVDAADKIDTPPSYEYAVAEADGDLKPSQLQPDETAFASRPVPSERHSRMSVLERARSLESAYPQPPPVQRQLSQFDVSLSQQTTLSKLDELYLDTVKLKQFFTENFKRTMQTSSTTHTLISSGDRDEFVSVRDMVKVWEHRQSPNQCGSPEQVSPRGDGSNGRQNLERRFRVTQVAASSKENEPDLVKDAIHPQAARRQVPRSVDSADGSSDQSSEDKGTTTSSDRALYSKTQRQRRCNTQDTLRFPDNCRVGRHGNTCRSPTEMDRTPAAQHGSDKADRGSAAVCCDVNGTSGSTAHPTTRPVSPTLVALRKRNAPLCDFRDSHLRQHDSYRKPSYEFWFGARSSKKGGGEGSRATENDDRDCLLGRHPSMVAGRSDEDASEEEDWEDAESEDDIAYCSSCEYGSEFIDDDSLHDCSLILESYASFELVKSSSEVVGGLYYDCREPDDELFAEPTSRPEKCVASGARLYFGQVGAENHFQVSTKDAGKGPLSVSVLGPNASSVINVSVSYFGQDKYRVTYKVTEPGYYIIHIKWAEWPLPDSPVMCKVTA; translated from the exons ATGTGTGCAGTTATAGGTGTGGGAACGGCGGCGATGTCGAAGGAAGCGAGCATCATGCGTAAAATCCACGTCGTGATATACTTTCACCACGGCATGCGCAAGC CGGACATATTGAGCGTGATGGAGAACTACCGGCAGTCGACGCTAAGCCGGCTGACGGCCTGGTGCCTCTGGTTAGGCCACCTCATTCTGCACCCGACCAGTGCCTGGAAGTCGAGCACGCTGTGGCACAAAGTGCAGCTATTCTTCTGCTACGTTCTCAGCT GTATATCTGTGGGCTACCACGAGAAGAAGACACTGCTCGAGTGGGTAAGGAGCCGCGTGAAAAATTATCCCGTTCCTGACAACTTCTCTTCGGGCTGGAAGGACGGCATCCTGCTGTGCGCGCTGCTCGATTCCATGTACCCGGGTTCGTGTCCTCGCTACGACCTGCTCAACGCTGATAACTGCATCAGCAACGCTCAGCTGGCCTTCTTTCTGCTGGAGAAGCACACGCCCATTAGACCG GACATCACCGCGGAGGAGCTGGCTGAAGGCAGCCCCAACATCGAGAAGGCTGTGCGTGCCATTGTGTCTCGGCTGAAGGTGATATCCGCCAAGGCTCAGCTGCAACAGGCACTGGGCAAACGGCCTTCCATAAAGGACGACGGCGGCGGCGAAGACTCTAGCAGCCTGGTGGCGCGCAAGAACTGCTTCGCCAAGGGCATGGGCCTCATCCTCGCCGTGCGAGGACGCAAGGCCAGCTTCAACGTGTTCACCAAGTCCACCAGCAACTTCTGCATCGTTGTCGAAATCCGCGGTCCCGACAACACGGTCTGCAAGGAAATCATCACCAACAAGTCACCGCGACGCAAGATCACCGCGAGCAGCCCGGAGGCCGACAAAAGTGCGCTGAACGGAGCTGGTCAGGATGACAGGAAGATCCTGATCGAGTACGACATCCATCCGGGTATGGTGGCCGTCAAGTACACGCCCGTTCTTAAAGGCAAGCATCAGCTGAGCATCATCTGGCACGGACAGCACTTAGCCGGAAGCCCGTTCACGGTGAACGTGGACGACTCTACCGACTACGCGGACGACTTGCTCCTCCAGAGACAGGACTCGGTCGACTCGCAGAGCTCCGACAAAGAGGACAAGCTTTACCCGGCTCCAGCGAGCCCCACCTCGGCAGCGCAGCTCAAAGGAAAGATCAAAAGGCGCCGCGTGTTGCGCAGGATCGTCAACGTCAACGGCCAGGACGTCGTCATCGAAGGAGATGACAAGGACAAGCTCTGCGAGGTACTACGGTCCTTGTCATCCAACGTGTTCAGGCAGAACGGAGGCGACTATAGCTCGGGACGCGAGAAGCGCACCACTGCGACGGCTGACGGCACGCGCGTCGCCAAGCCTTTCTTCTCGCCCACGACTAGTCCGGAGTCGTCTCCAGACACCTACAGCTACGTGGACTACGACAGCAAATCCCTGTGGGAGCGGTCCAAGCACGCTCCTTCTAAGCTCGCGATGCCGGAGATCATCGTCTCCTCGTGCAGTCCGCACGCTAGCGAAGAAGAGCGCACTCCGGAGATCGTCGCTGAAGCTTCGGCTGACCGGTGCTGTCCAGATGCTCTCGGCGGAAGAGCGTCCCCGACTGTCAAGGTTTCACTGAGTGGCAGAGCTTCTCCGTGTGGGACAGTGTCCCCGAGCGGAACTATCACTCCGAGTGGAAGAGTGTCCCCTGCCGGGACGCTCACTCCGAGCGGCAGGGCGTCGCCCTGTGGAAGGACATCCCCGAGCGCATTTCCTGAGGTCAGCGATTTAGACGACCTTTCTTCCGCCACACTAAACTCCCCAAGCGGAGGAAGCAGTGCTGCGCGGGCACTCTTTGTGAGCGATATGTTGCGTCAAGAGACGTCGGTGTCCTACAATGAGGCATCGCACGAGCTGGAGGTGGTTGCACATCTGCCCTCAGATGGTGAAGGCGGCGATGCAGCGTTCGTCGGAGTGGAGTCACCTGCAGAGAACGATGACTTTGCAGAGTGCGCTGCGCACAAGCAGCTGGAGAGGACCTTATCAATCATATCAGAGGAGAGCGACAAGTCGCCTTCCGATCAAATGGAGTCGCCGGAATCGGTGGATGCCGCAGACAAGATCGACACCCCGCCTTCGTATGAGTACGCCGTTGCTGAAGCAGACGGCGACCTCAAGCCTAGTCAGCTACAACCAGATGAAACTGCCTTCGCGAGCCGTCCTGTTCCCTCTGAAAGACATAGCCGGATGTCGGTTCTCGAGAGAGCGAGATCGCTAGAGAGTGCGTACCCTCAGCCGCCTCCTGTGCAGAGGCAGCTGTCTCAGTTTGACGTGTCGCTGTCTCAGCAAACTACGTTGTCAAAACTTGACGAGTTATACCTCGACACTGTGAAACTGAAGCAATTCTTCACTGAAAACTTCAAGAGGACAATGCAAACAAGCAGCACTACGCATACACTAATCTCCTCGGGGGATCGCGATGAGTTCGTGTCCGTGAGGGACATGGTCAAAGTTTGGGAACATCGGCAAAGCCCGAACCAGTGCGGTAGCCCTGAGCAGGTCAGCCCACGCGGCGATGGCAGCAACGGACGACAGAACCTCGAGAGGAGGTTTAGAGTAACACAGGTCGCAGCTTCTAGTAAGGAGAACGAACCAGATTTAGTCAAAGACGCTATTCATCCGCAAGCTGCTCGTCGTCAAGTCCCGCGCTCGGTGGACAGTGCCGACGGTTCCAGTGATCAGTCATCAGAGGACAAAG GGACGACCACCTCAAGTGACAGAGCGCTGTACAGCAAGACGCAGCGTCAGCGCAGATGCAACACGCAGGACACCCTCCGGTTTCCCGACAACTGTAGAGTGGGTCGCCACGGCAACACATGCCGTTCACCGACGGAAATGGACAGGACCCCGGCCGCACAGCATGGCTCCGACAAGGCAGATCGAGGTTCTGCCGCCGTCTGTTGCGACGTCAACGGCACCAGCGGCAGCACTGCGCATCCCACGACCCGACCCGTCAGCCCGACGCTAGTCGCACTGCGGAAACGAAACGCCCCGCTGTGCGACTTTCGCGACAGTCATCTACGACAACACGATTCTTACCGGAAACCTTCGTACGAGTTTTGGTTCGGCGCTCGCAGTAGCAAAAAGGGGGGTGGTGAGGGCAGCCGCGCCACCGAGAACGACGACCGAGATTGTCTGCTCGGGAGGCATCCTTCAATGGTGGCAGGCCGGTCGGACGAAGATGCTTCCGAAGAGGAGGATTGGGAGGATGCCGAATCCGAGGACGACATCGCTTACTGTTCTTCGTGCGAGTACGGTTCCGAATTCATTGACGACGACTCACTGCACGACTGTTCCCTGATCTTGGAATCCTACGCCTCGTTCGAGCTGGTCAAATCCTCGAGCGAAGTGGTGGGCGGCCTCTACTACGACTGCAGGGAGCCAGACGACGAGCTGTTCGCCGAGCCAACTTCTCGCCCCGAGAAGTGCGTGGCTTCCGGTGCACGGCTCTACTTCGGACAGGTCGGCGCCGAAAATCACTTCCAG GTCAGCACGAAGGACGCCGGCAAGGGACCCCTCTCTGTCAGCGTGCTAGGCCCCAACGCCAGCTCCGTCATAAACGTTTCGGTCAGCTACTTCGGCCAAGACAAGTACAGAGTCACGTACAAAGTCACTGAGCCAGGATACTACATCATCCACATCAAGTGGGCCGAGTGGCCCTTACCGGACAGTCCAGTGATGTGCAAAGTGACTGCGTGA